Proteins found in one Choloepus didactylus isolate mChoDid1 chromosome 25, mChoDid1.pri, whole genome shotgun sequence genomic segment:
- the LOC119520463 gene encoding zinc finger protein 596-like isoform X2, with amino-acid sequence MEAMESVTFNDVAIDFDAEEWALMDTRQRHLFRHVMLESIHHLVSVDRQNDHRKEEMITMPGICNKDKYTTQAKQQISNIGEDPFGIIDLGEEFIHSRLDDMETKTYLNEQYPKTINFQSFFSTHKQIQTGNNSYDCRLCGKAFRNISVLRQHERTCTGEKRYVCHLCGKSFTRCCNLKEHERNHTGEKASVCHQCGKIVTDSSKLRIHVRTHNVEKPYICHLCGKSYKYRVDLRQHEKSHTGEKPYVCHLCGKDFACKTALKPHVRTHTGEKPYICHLCGKSFNHWSNLRDHKRTHTGEKPYVCNTCGKSFSYFASFSNHKRTHTGETPYACHLCGKSFSQRGHLRGHERGT; translated from the exons ATGGAAGCAATG gaatcagtgaccttcaatgATGTAGCTATAGACTTTGATGCTGAAGAGTGGGCCTTGATGGACACAAGACAGAGACACCTGTTCAGACATGTTATGCTGGAGAGTATCCATCATCTGGTGTCAGTGG acAGACAAAATGaccatagaaaagaagaaatgataactaTGCCAGGTATCTGCAATAAGGACAAATATACCACCCAGGCAAAG CAGCAGATTTCTAACATTGGAGAGGATCCCTTTGGAATTATTGATTTGGGAGAGGAGTTCATTCACTCAAGATTGGATGACATGGAAACAAAGACCTATCTAAATGAACAATATCCAAAAACTATCAATTTCCAGTCATTCTTTAGTACACATAAGCAAATTCAGACAGGAAATAATTCATATGACTGTCGtctatgtggaaaagccttcagaaaTATTTCTGTCCTTAGACAGCATGAGAGAACTTGCACTGGAGAAAAACGATATGTCTGCCatctgtgtgggaaatccttcactAGATGTTGTAACCTTAAGGAACATGAGAGGAatcacactggggagaaagcaAGTGTCTGCCATCAATGTGGGAAAATCGTTACTGATAGTTCTAAGCTCAGAATACATGTGAGAACTCACAATGTGGAGAAACCATACAtttgccatctatgtgggaaatcctatAAGTATCGTGTTgatcttagacaacatgagaaatctcacacaggggagaaaccatatgtctgccatctatgtgggaaagactttgCTTGTAAAACTGCCCTCAAACCACAtgtgagaactcacactggggagaaaccatatatctgccatctatgtgggaaatccttcaatcACTGGAGTAACCTTAGGGATcataagagaactcacactggggagaaaccatatgtctgcaacacatgtgggaaatccttcagttatTTTGCTAGCTTTAGTAACcataagagaactcacactggggagacaCCATATgcctgccatctatgtgggaaatccttcagtcaacgTGGGCACCTTAGGGGACATGAGAGGGGGACATGA
- the LOC119520463 gene encoding zinc finger protein 596-like isoform X1, with protein MQTMESVTFNDVAIDFDAEEWALMDTTQRNLFRHVILESISHLVSVALDAYCSDCLRVKNQRKIVDGRTLTMEAMESVTFNDVAIDFDAEEWALMDTRQRHLFRHVMLESIHHLVSVDRQNDHRKEEMITMPGICNKDKYTTQAKQQISNIGEDPFGIIDLGEEFIHSRLDDMETKTYLNEQYPKTINFQSFFSTHKQIQTGNNSYDCRLCGKAFRNISVLRQHERTCTGEKRYVCHLCGKSFTRCCNLKEHERNHTGEKASVCHQCGKIVTDSSKLRIHVRTHNVEKPYICHLCGKSYKYRVDLRQHEKSHTGEKPYVCHLCGKDFACKTALKPHVRTHTGEKPYICHLCGKSFNHWSNLRDHKRTHTGEKPYVCNTCGKSFSYFASFSNHKRTHTGETPYACHLCGKSFSQRGHLRGHERGT; from the exons ATGCAAACAATG GAATCGGTGACCTTCAATGATGTAGCTATAGACTTTGATGCAGAAGAGTGGGCCTTGATGGACACAACACAGAGAAACCTGTTCAGACATGTTATACTGGAGAGTATCAGTCATCTGGTGTCTGTGG CATTGGATGCTTATTGCTCAGACTGCCTGAGAGTGAAAAACCAGAGGAAGATTGTTGATGGCAGAACTCTGACAATGGAAGCAATG gaatcagtgaccttcaatgATGTAGCTATAGACTTTGATGCTGAAGAGTGGGCCTTGATGGACACAAGACAGAGACACCTGTTCAGACATGTTATGCTGGAGAGTATCCATCATCTGGTGTCAGTGG acAGACAAAATGaccatagaaaagaagaaatgataactaTGCCAGGTATCTGCAATAAGGACAAATATACCACCCAGGCAAAG CAGCAGATTTCTAACATTGGAGAGGATCCCTTTGGAATTATTGATTTGGGAGAGGAGTTCATTCACTCAAGATTGGATGACATGGAAACAAAGACCTATCTAAATGAACAATATCCAAAAACTATCAATTTCCAGTCATTCTTTAGTACACATAAGCAAATTCAGACAGGAAATAATTCATATGACTGTCGtctatgtggaaaagccttcagaaaTATTTCTGTCCTTAGACAGCATGAGAGAACTTGCACTGGAGAAAAACGATATGTCTGCCatctgtgtgggaaatccttcactAGATGTTGTAACCTTAAGGAACATGAGAGGAatcacactggggagaaagcaAGTGTCTGCCATCAATGTGGGAAAATCGTTACTGATAGTTCTAAGCTCAGAATACATGTGAGAACTCACAATGTGGAGAAACCATACAtttgccatctatgtgggaaatcctatAAGTATCGTGTTgatcttagacaacatgagaaatctcacacaggggagaaaccatatgtctgccatctatgtgggaaagactttgCTTGTAAAACTGCCCTCAAACCACAtgtgagaactcacactggggagaaaccatatatctgccatctatgtgggaaatccttcaatcACTGGAGTAACCTTAGGGATcataagagaactcacactggggagaaaccatatgtctgcaacacatgtgggaaatccttcagttatTTTGCTAGCTTTAGTAACcataagagaactcacactggggagacaCCATATgcctgccatctatgtgggaaatccttcagtcaacgTGGGCACCTTAGGGGACATGAGAGGGGGACATGA